A window from Telopea speciosissima isolate NSW1024214 ecotype Mountain lineage chromosome 8, Tspe_v1, whole genome shotgun sequence encodes these proteins:
- the LOC122672915 gene encoding uncharacterized protein LOC122672915 yields MLLRSSSTPILNSWLPHSKESSPESDLVHQFPRTKSITLTASSLNSWSPIDDSMKKMARALSESDLRELAVVPKPPKRKSLGRGLNGLSTISVEEVEEQKVMDPNSLKSQSLERLFSSSGLDESSSGEFGVFEEDIALATLVVGSGIGGDGGKICGGGGRGGSDGGDGNGRSEFSDSNHWSDRTDVYYQKMIEANPGNALLLGNYARFLKEVHGDLAKAEEYCGRSILANPSDGNVLSLYANLIWDAHKDSRLAEKYFDQAVKLAPDDCYVLASYARFLWDAEEEEEEEGGGGDDNEEEEQKKGEHGIRNMNITSPPPPPPPPPNFLRGASPPLAAAS; encoded by the exons ATGCTTCTGCGAAGTTCATCAACACCGATCTTAAACTCATGGCTTCCGCACTCGAAGGAATCGTCGCCCGAATCTGATCTGGTTCATCAATTTCCGAGGACTAAGTCGATTACCTTGACGGCCTCGTCTTTGAATTCGTGGTCTCCCATTGACGATTCAATGAAGAAGATGGCCAGAGCACTTTCAGAGAGCGATCTCCGGGAGCTTGCAGTGGTGCCGAAGCCACCGAAGAGGAAGAGTTTAGGTCGGGGTCTGAATGGGTTGTCAACTATTTCGGTGGAAGAGGTAGAGGAACAAAAGGTGATGGATCCTAACTCGTTGAAGTCTCAGTCGCTGGAGCGATTGTTTTCGAGCTCTGGTTTAGATGAATCGAGTTCCGGTGAATTTGGGGTGTTTGAGGAGGATATAGCGTTGGCAACCCTTGTTGTTGGCAGTGGAATTGGGGGTGATGGTGGTAAGATCTGTGGTGGCGGCGGTAGAGGAGGATCAGATGGTGGGGATGGGAATGGCAGATCTGAGTTTTCAGATtccaaccactggagtgatagaACTGATGTTTATTATCAGAAGATGATCGAAGCGAATCCCGGCAACGCTCTGCTCCTTGGAAATTATGCGAGGTTCTTGAAAGAG GTTCACGGTGACCTTGCTAAAGCGGAAGAATACTGCGGGAGATCAATTTTGGCAAACCCGAGTGACGGAAATGTTCTGTCTCTTTATGCCAATCTGATATGGGATGCCCACAAAGATTCTCGTCTAGCTGAGAAATACTTCGACCAAGCTGTTAAACTCGCCCCTGATGATTG CTATGTTCTAGCTTCCTACGCTCGATTTCTATGGGatgctgaagaagaagaagaagaagaaggaggaggaggagatgataATGAAGAGGAGGAGCAGAAAAAGGGAGAGCATGGAATCAGAAACATGAATataacatcaccaccaccaccaccaccaccaccaccaaatttCTTAAGAGGAGCGTCTCCACCTCTGGCAGCCGCCTCTTAA